The Oncorhynchus mykiss isolate Arlee chromosome 10, USDA_OmykA_1.1, whole genome shotgun sequence nucleotide sequence gtgagttttcatagagagaacaaaggaatttcttccacctcacagaactggagGTCCGAACGACATTCATGTtctggagaaagtataaaagatcggtgaagaatccagttTACGAACTGGTCCGGTTGGTGCAATGTGgtgaaactcatgagagacaatacggccacattaccataacgctgtttatacagGAGTCTCAAGTATGAGGCTTTACATCTAACTGTTGTACAAAATGAATGAGTAATTATGTGCTCGTGTCAACTGTCCTTACCGTAACGGGCCTGTCAGGACCAATGACAACTGTCTTTACCGTAACAGGCCTGTCAGGACCAAGGACAACTGTCTTTACCGTAACGGGCCTGTCAGGACCAATGACAACTGTCTTTACCGTAACAGGCCTGTCAGGACCAAGGACAACTGTCCTTACCGTAACGGGCCTGTCAGGACCAATGACAACTGTCTTTACCGTAACAGGCCTGTCAGGACCAAGGACAACTGTCTTTACCGTAACGGGCCTGTCTTTACCGTAACGGGCCTGTCAGGACCAATGACAACTGTCTTTACCGTAACGGGCCTGTCTTTACCGTAACGGGCCTGTCAGGACCAAGGACAACTGTCTTTACCGTAACGGGCCTGTCTTTACCGTAACAGGCCTGTCAGGACCAAGGACAACTGTCTTTACCGTAACAGGCCTGTCAGGACCAATGACAACTGTCCTTACCGTAACGGGCCTGTCAGGACCAATGACAACTGTCTTTACCGTAACAGGCCTGTCAGGACCAAGGACAACTGTCTTTACCGTAACAGGCCTGTCAGGACCAAAGACAACTGTCTTTACCGTAACGGGCCTGTCTTTACCGTAACAGGCCTGTCAGGACCAAGGACAACTGTCTTTACCGTAACGGGCCTGTCTTTACCGTAACGGGCCTGTCAGGACCAAAGACAACTGTCTTTACCGTAACACGCCTGTCAGGACCAATGACAACTGTCTTTACCGTAACACGCCTGTCAGGACCAATGACAACTGTCTTTACCGTAACAGGCCTGTCAGGACCAATGACAACTGTCCTTACCGTAACAGGCCTGTCAGGACCAATGACAACTGTCTTTACCGTAACGGGCCTGTCTTTACCGTAACAGGCCTGTCAGGACCAAAGACAACTGTCTTTACCGTAACGGGCCTATCTTTACCGTAACGGGCCTGTCAGGACCAAAGACAACTGTCCTTACCGTAACGGGCCTGTCAGGACCAATGACAACTGTCCTTACCGTAACAGGCCTGTCAGGACCAAGGACAACTGTCCTTACCGTAACGGGCCTGTCTTTACCGTAACGGGCCTGTCAGGACCAATGACAACTGTCTCTACCGTAACGGGCCTGTCTTTACCGTAACGGGCCTGTCAGGACCAATGACTACTGTCTCTACCGTAACGGGCCTGTCAGGACCAATGACAACTGTCTCTACCGTAACGGGCCTGTCTTTACCGTAACGGGCCTGTCAGGACCAATGACAACTGTCCTTACCGTAACGGGCCTGTCTTTACCGTAACGGGCCTGTCAGGACCAATGACAACTGTCTTTACCGTAACGGGCCTGTCAGGACCAAGGACAACTGTCTTTACCGTAACGGGCCTGTCTTTACCGTAACGGGCCTGTCAGGACCAATGACAACTGTCCTTACCGTAACGGGCCTGTCTTTACCGTAACGGGCCTGTCAGGACCAATGACAACTGTCCTTACCGTAACGGGCCTGTCTTTACCGTAACGGGCCTGTCAGGACCAATGACAACTGTCTCTACCGTAACGGGCCTGTCTTTACCGTAACGGGCCTGTCAGGACCAATGACAACTGTCTCTACCGTAACGGGCCTGTCTCTACCGTAACGGGCCTTTCAGGACCAATGACAACGGTCTTTACCAtagcaagggtgtgtgtgtgtgtgtgtgtgtgtgtgtttgagagagagagagacacactctcCTGGGCCTTAATACTAGTGTCTTGTTTCTTCACTCTATAAATACCACTCCCCCTAGAGCCATCTCAGACCAATCACCTCGGCCCTCTCCACCACCTCATTTACATATTGCCagctgccctcagaacagcaGTGGGGGAATGACATGTCCAGAATGAAGGGTGTGTGTTGTTACGGTAGAGAAATAGAACAGATAGAATGTGAGTGTTGGTTCATTATAGAAATAGAACAGATAGAATGTGAGTGTTGGTTCATTAGAGAAATAGAACAGATAGAATGTGAGTGTTGGTTCATAACAGAAATAGGAGAGATAGAATGTGAGTGTTGGTTCATTAGAGAAATAGGAGTGATAGAATGTGAGTGTTGGTTCATTAGAGAAATAGGAGTGATAGAATGTGAGTGTTGGCTCATTAGAGAAATAGAACAGATAGAATGTGAGTGTTGGTTCATTAGAGAAATAGGAGAGATAGAATGTGAGTGTTGCTTCATTAGAGAAATATAACAGATAGAATGTGGGTGTTGGTTCATTAGAGAAATAGAACAGATAGAATGTGAGTGTTGGTTCATTAGAGAAATAGAACAGATAGAATGTGAGTGTTGGTTCATTAGAGAAATAGAACAGATAGAATGTGAGTGTTGGTTCATTAGAGAAATAGAACAGATAGAATGTGAGTGTTGGTTCATTAGATAAATGTCAGTCCGTGTCCCTGTGGATGGTAAACAGGGATGGGGAACAAAGCCCAGGTAACATTTGGGTCCAAAATCTGTACCGTGCTGTATTTGTAAAGACAACATGTCACTGGCCTGGCGAGTTAGTTGGGCACatgttctactagtctggtctgaatagTTATATCCTCAGATTAGTGGGTTAGTTGGGCACAttttctactagtctggtctgaatagTACTATCCTCAGATTAGTGGGTTAGTTGGGCACAttttctactagtctggtctgaatagTACTATCCTCAGATTAGTGGGTTAGTTGGGCACatgttctactagtctggtctgaatagTACTATCCTCAGATTAGTGGGTTAGTTGGGCACATTTtccactagtctggtctgaatagTAATATCCTCAGATTAGTGGGTTAGTTGGGCACatgttctactagtctggtctgaatagTACTATCCTCAGATTAGTGGGTTAGTTGGGCACatgttctactagtctggtctgaatagTACTATCCTCAGATTAGTGGGTTAGTTGGGCACATTTtccactagtctggtctgaatagTAATATCCTCAGATTAGTGGGTTAGTTGGGCACatgttctactagtctggtctgaatagTACTATCCTCAGATTAGTGGGTTAGTTGGGCACatgttctactagtctggtctgaatagTAATATCCTCAGATTAGTGGGTTAGTTGGGCACatgttctactagtctggtctgaatagTACTATCCTCAGATTAGTGGGTTAGTTGGGCACatgttctactagtctggtctgaatagTAATATCCTCAGACTAGTGGGTTAGTTGGGCACAttttctactagtctggtctgaatagTACTATCCTCAGATTAGTGGGTTAGTTGGGCACAttttctactagtctggtctgaatagTACTATCCTCAGATTAGTGGGTTAGTTGGGCACAttttctactagtctggtctgaatagTAATATCCTCAGACTAGTGGGTTAGTTGGGCACatgttctactagtctggtctgaatagTACTATCCTCAGATTAGTGGGTTAGTTGGGCACAttttctactagtctggtctgaatagTACTATCCTCAGATTAGTGGGTTAGTTGGGCACatgttctactagtctggtctgaatagTAATATCCTCAGATTAGTGGGTTAGTTGGGCACatgttctactagtctggtctgaatagTAATATCCTCAGATTAGTGGGTTAGTTGGGCACCttttctactagtctggtctgaatagTACTATCCTCAGATTAGTGGGTTAGTTGGGCACATGTtccactagtctggtctgaatagTACTATCCTCAGATTAGTGGGTTAGTCGGGCACATTTtccactagtctggtctgaatagTAATATCCTCAGATTAGTGGGTTAGTTGGGCACatgttctactagtctggtctgaatagTACTATCCTCAGATTAGTGGGTTAGTTGGGCACAttttctactagtctggtctgaatagTACTATCCTCAGACTAGTGGGTTAGTTGGGCACatgttctactagtctggtctggataGTACTATCCTCAGATTAGTGGGTTAGTTGGGCACatgttctactagtctggtctggataGTACTATCCTCAGATTAGTGGGTTAGTTGGGCACatgttctactagtctggtctgaatagTACTATCCTCAGATTAGTGGGTTAGTTGGGCACCttttctactagtctggtctgaatagTACTATCCTCAGATTAGTGAGTTAGTTGGGCACCttttctactagtctggtctgaatagTAATATCCTCAGATTAGTGGGTTAGTTGGGCACatgttctactagtctggtctgaatagTACTATCCTCAGATTAGTGGGTTAGTTGGGCACatgttctactagtctggtctgaatagTACTATCCTCAGATTAGTGAGTTAGTTGGGCACCttttctactagtctggtctggataGTACTATCCTCAGATTAGTGGGTTAGTTGGGCACCttttctactagtctggtctgaatagTACTATCCTCAGATTAGTGGGTTAGTTGGGCACatgttctactagtctggtctgaatagTACTATCCTCAGATTAGTGAGTTAGTTGGGCACCttttctactagtctggtctggataGTACTATCCTCAGATTAGAGGGTTAGTTGGGCACatgttctactagtctggtctgaatagTACTATCCTCAGATTAGTGGGTTAGTTGGGCACatgttctactagtctggtctgaatagTACTATCCTCAGATTAGAGGGTTAGTTGGGCACatgttctactagtctggtctgaatagTACTATCCTCAGACTAGTGGGTTAGTTGGGCACAttttctactagtctggtctgaatagTACTATCCTCAGATTAGTGGGTTAGTTGGGCACatgttctactagtctggtctgaatagTACTATCCTCAGATTAGTGGGTTAGTTGGGCACatgttctactagtctggtctgaatagTACTATCCTCAGATTAGTGGGTTAGTTGGGCACATGTTCTACTAGTTTGGTCTGGATAGTACTATCCTCAGATTAGTGGGTTAGTTGGGCACatgttctactagtctggtctgaatagTACTATCCTCAGATTAGAGGGTTAGTTGGGCACATTTTCTACTAGTTTGGTCTGAATAGTACTATCCTCAGATTAGTGGGTTAGTTGGGCACatgttctactagtctggtctgaatagTACTATCCTCAGACTAGTGGGTTAGTTGGGCACatgttctactagtctggtctgaatagTACTATCCTCAGACTAGTGGGTTAGTTGGGCACatgttctactagtctggtctgaatagTACTATCCTCAGATTAGTGGGTTAGTTGGGCACatgttctactagtctggtctgaatagTACTATCCTCAGATTAGTGGGTTAGTTGGGCACatgttctactagtctggtctgaatagTAATATCCTCAGATTAGAGGGTTTTGTTCATTTCCAACCCCTGACTGTAAATCATCACCCGCTGTAAAGAATAACGTACGGTCTAGGTTCTGtcacacagctgtgtgtgtgtgtgtgtgtgtgtgtgtgtgtgtgtgtcaggtgacgataggagaggggaggggggagaaggaggagaggagagggatgtctTGTGACTTATCACCTCTGTGTGTCTTCATCTGACCCGCAGTtaacacactcacactaacacacacacactaccacaatcacactaacacacacacactaacactcaccaagtcacacacacactaacagacacacactaccacaatcacactaacacacacacactaacactcaccaagtcacacacacactaacagacacacactaccacaatcacactaacagacacacactaacagacaccaagtcacactcacactaacagacacacatactaacagacacacactaacacacacagtactTTTGTCTGTAAACGCTCCAAAAGTATTCTCTCAAGGTTTTTTTTGACAGATATAGAACAGGATATTTTCTGTTAACAAAAACATTGAACAAAGATGTGGTTGTGCCGTCATGTTGTCGTCTCTATAGGACACGTCTACTGAATGATCTTCTGGCTGAGGTTATAGGACACGTCTACTGAATTATCTACTGGCTGAGGTTATAGGACACGTCTACTGAATGATCTTCTGGCTGAGGTTATAGGACACGTCTACTGAATGATCTTCTGGCTGAGGTTATAGGACACGTCTACTGAATGATCTTCTGGCTGAGGTTATAGGACACGTCTACTGAATGATCTACTGGCTGAGGTTATAGGACACGTCTACTGAATGACCTTCTGGCTGAGGTTATAGGACATGTCTACTGAATGACCTTCTGGCTGAGGTTATAGGACACGTCTACTGAATGATCTTCTGGCTGAGGTTATAGGACACGTCTACTGAATGATCTTCTGGCTGAGGTTATAGGACATGTCTACTGAATGACCTTCTGGCTGAGGTTATAGGACACGTCTACTGAATGATCTTCTGGCTGAGGTTATAGGACACGTCTACTGAATGACCTTCTGGCTGAGGTTATAGGACACGTCTACTGAATGATCTACTGGCTGAGGTTATAGGACACGTCTACTGAATGACCTTCTGGCTGAGGTTATAGGACACGTCTACTGAATGATCTTCTGGCTGAGGTTTTTCCTCACGTTGCGTTTTCGTCTGGAACTGTTCTGATACAACGACAGGAACCCGTTGAATCGTTGAAGATTGTTGACGTAACCAAGGGCTTTTTTTGTCTACAGTACAACCGTACAAAACCTCTCTGTGTTTCATCAAGGGCAGATAGCCTTCACTACCAGCCTCCTAATGGTTAAACTAGCTGGCCTCATTTAGTCAGGGGAAATATCTCTCTTCAATCAATGTCATTTCTACCAGCCTCCTTTAAAAAATATCTTGGAACCTTTGTTGTCAATTTGTAATAGTTTGTATGTTCTTCTCTCcctcatcttccctctctctgtctgtctctctctctctgtctctctctctctgtctctgtctctgtctctctctgtctttctctgtctctctctctctctctctctctctctctctctctctctctctctctctctctctctctgtctctccctgtctctctccctcatcttccctctctctctctctgtctctctctctctctctgtctctctctatctctctgtctctctctctctctctgtctctctctctctctctgtctctctctctctctctttgtctctctctctctgtctctctctctctgtctctctctgtctctctgtctctctctgtctctctgtctctctctctctctctgtctctctttctctctgtctctctctgtctctctctctctctctgtctctctctctctctctgtctctctctctctgtctctttctctctgtctctctctgtctctctctctctctctctctgtctctctctctctctctctgtctctctctgtctctctctctctctgtctctctctgtgtctagggGCTGGTGTGTTCTTCCTGTCCTGTTCAGAAGGAGAGCAGATCAGTTTCCTGTTTGACTGTATAGTCAGAGGCATCTCTCCTAGTAGAACACCTAGTGGCCTTAGACCTAACCTAccaggtatatacacacacacatacactatagaAGGCAGGCGGGTCAACCGTTGTTTATCAGTCCTCAGTACAGTCaaaggctctctctctcacatatttTCCTACCAAAGGAATGTGACTTGTGTCTCTAAGGTTTACTgggtgttttagtgtgtgtgtgtgtgtgtgtgtgtgtgtgtgtgtgtgtgtgtgtgtgtgtgtgtgtgtgtgtgtgtgtgtgtgtgtgtgtgtgtgtgtgtgtgtgtgtgtgtgtgtgtgtgtcgaggcgCCAGTATGGAGGTGGCATCACATGCTCAAAGCCCTTTGGGGCCACTGTGTGGATTaaggggcgtgtgtgtgtgtgtgttcacagccATTTCTGAGAAGGCCTCACATGTTGAGACAGGGTTTAGTGACTGTAGGGGGAAGAATAACtacatataacacacacacacacacggcaccatgaagacaaaaaaaacaaacattaaacTTTAAACCTTTTGTGAACGGATCAGATTGTCCCAAACCCCCCCAACAGGAGACACAGCATGAACAGACTGAAGGCAGAGGTTGGGATTCCTTTACTTGTGAACTAAAACAGGTTTTCTTTCTCCGTACAAAATAACTTTCCAGGACAACGCTGAAACACCAGCGTAAAATAAACACTAAACATTAAACTAAAGAAACTAAACATATTAACTAAACTAAAGCCGTTGGCCAAAAATAGGACTGTGGCCAACAAGAGAAAGCAAAACAACAAACAGCTACTCCTGTGagatacattgtgtgtgtgtgtgagagagagtgtgtgtgtgagagagtgtgtgtgtgagagagagtgtgtgtgagtatgtgtaagagtgtgtgtatgtgtaagagtgtgtgtgtgtgtgtgtgtgtgtgtatgtgtgttctgtGTATACAGCGTGTGTATACATATCTGCCTCTGTCAGGCCTGAGAAGGGTGCTGCAGCCTGTTTTAACCTGAGACATTCCGTGCTTTAACAGTGCTATAATTAGCCTAGCTTAGTTTAGTGTTAGCTAGCGCTAGCCAGTGTTAGTCGACACCCCATTCAGCATAGTGACTAAAACTGCTGTAGGGGCTTAGCGGTTAGCATTAGCCATTAGCTAGCTGTCATGCTAAGCTAGTGACAGGGGGTAGATACTTGACACCCCCTCCACCCCATCTTGCattctcacacacatacatacgggacatagtgtacacacacacacacacacacactcttacacataacacacagacacacattctcactcacactcactcttagacataaacacacacacactcactcactcacagacaggcagacatacaCTCATATACACCTCTCTGTaaatgtgctcacacacacacacacacacacacacacacacacacacacacacacacacacacacacacacacacacacacacacagctgtcatgTACATCTTGTAAATGTCCCAGCCTTTGGCAGTGTTTTTCACACGGACACACACCTCCCCTCCCTGTGAAGGTGTGTGAATTGGCAGGGTTTTTCACtgaatcagagagacagagagctgctaGACGCTGAGTGTaactgggagagggggaggaagaggggaggggagggagaggggaagggatagGGGAGAGCAGGTGGAGGTCACAGATAGGAGGACTTAGTTAAGGAcaggagagagtggaagagaggagaggattggaggatagaGGGTAGAGTaggtgggagaggggagggagagtgggggggagggaggtaggggggggggagtaggtaggagcggagaggggagggaggtggaggagaggatcgGGTgaaagaggagggaagggaggagaagagagaggggatacaATGCCAACTTAAAGGGTAGGAAGCGGGAGTTAAATctgccccctccccctctctttggtAGTTAACTCAGCCTGCCTCCCCATCACTTTGGTAGTTAACTcagcctgcctccccctctctttggTAGTTAACTCAGCCTGCCTCCCCCTCACTTTGGTAGTTAACTCAGCCTGCCTCCCCATCACTTTGGTAGTTAACTCAGCCTGCCTCCCCATCACTTTGGTAGTTAACTcagcctgcctccccctctctttggTAGTTAACTcagcctccctccccctcactttGGTAGTTAACTCAGCCTGCCTCCCCATCACTTTGGTAGTTAACTcagcctccctccccctcactttGGTAGTTAACTCAGCCTGCCTCCCCATCACTTTGGTAGTTAACTCAGCCTGCCTCCCCATCACTTTGATAGTTAACTCAGCCTGCCTCCCCATCACTTTGGTAGTTAACTCAGCCTGCCTCCCCATCACTTTGGTAGTTAACTcagcctccctccccctcactttGGTAGTTAACTCAGCCTGCCTCCCCATCACTTTGGTAGTTAACTcagcctccctccccctcactttGGTAGTTAACTCAGCCTGCCTCCCCATCACTTTGGTAGTTAACTcagcctgcctccccctctctttggTAGTTAACTCAGCCTGCCTCCCCCTCACTTTGGTAGTTAACTCAGCCTGCCTCCCCCTCACTTTGGTAGTTAACTCAGCCTGCCCCCCCATCACTTTGGTTGCTAACTCAGCCTCCCTCCCCATCACTTTGGTAGCTAACTCAGCCTGCCTCCCCATCACTTCGGTAGTTAACTCAGCCTGCCTCCCCATCACTTTGGTAGTTAACTCAGCCTGCCCCCCCATCACTTTGGTTGCTAACTCAGCCTCCCTCCCCATCACTTTGGTAGCTAACTCAGCCTGCCTCCCCATCACTTTGGTAGTTAACTCAGCCTGCCTCCCCATCACTTTGGTAGTTAACTCAGCCTGCCTCCCCATCACTTTGATAGTTAACTCAGCCTGCCTCCCCATCACTTTGGTAGTTAACTCAGCCTGCCTCCCCCTCACTTTGGTAGTTAACTCAGCCTGTGTTCGTTATAGAGCCCgtggtttcagtacctgtgttcgTTATAGAGCCCgtggtttcagtacctgtgttcaTTATAGAGCCCAtggtttcagtacctgtgttcgTTATAGAGCCCgtggtttcagtacctgtgttcgTTATAGAGCCCAtggtttcagtacctgtgttcgTTATAGAGCCCgtggtttcagtacctgtgttcaTTATAGAGCCCAtggtttcagtacctgtgttcattatagagcccgtggtttcagtacctgtgttcgTTATAGAGCCTgtggtttcagtacctgtgttcgTTATAGAGCCCgtggtttcagtacctgtgttcaTTATAGAGCCCAtggtttcagtacctgtgttcattatagagcccgtggtttcagtacctgtgttcgTTATAGAGCCCgtggtttcagtacctgtgttcgTTATAGAGCCCgtggtttcagtacctgtgttcaTTATAGAGCCCAtggtttcagtacctgtgttcgTTATAGAGCCCgtggtttcagtacctgtgttcaTTATAGAGCCCAtggtttcagtacctgtgttcgTTATAGAGCCCAtggtttcagtacctgtgttcgTTATAGAGCCCgtggtttcagtacctgtgttcgTTATAGAGCCCgtggtttcagtacctgtgttcgTTATAGAGCCCgtggtttcagtacctgtgttcgTTATAGACCCAGTAGATAAAGCTGTGGATATATTACTctgttccgtgtgtgtgtgtgtgtgtgtgtgtgtgtgtgtgtgtgcgtgcgtgcgtgcgtgcgtatataGATCCCAGTGCTAGCCGGtcctcctcagaggagaggatcAACCATGAAACATCGGATCTAGAGAGAAGACTCAGCATGCTGTCCCACAGCAGTAGACAGAGCAGTACAGGTAATCAATCAATACCGCAATCCACCAATCAATAATCCCAGTTTTCACTTCATCTCCTGACTGTATTTGAACCATCAATAAACAGCGTAGTTCACCGTTttatctatcaatcaatcaatcaatcaatcatacaATCAATTCACTTAAATCATTTGACCTTTACTCAATTGACCTttgatcaatcaatcagtcagctAATCAATAATGTCTTCCCCAGCCTCCACCTCCAGTTACAGCACCTCCGTTGCCGGGGACGACCGCAGCagtatctcttcctcctcctccagccaATCAGACGCCAGCTACGGAAGCCACTTCCCTTTATGGCCAGAGCCAAAACGCCCCACTTCCTCAACCGAGACCCTGTCGGCCCCTCCCACTGCGAGGTCCTCGACCAATCTGGACGAGGATCTCTATAACGCTGTCATGAACCGCACTCCTTTCAAACCGCCTTCCCACCTTCGCAGTCTCCACGACAGCGGGCGCCAAAGCTCGTTGGACAGCGGGATAGGCGTCGCCACGGCCAGCAGCCAATCGTCTTACTCTGGGAGCTTTTCTTCCTGTACGGGCAGCCTGGACACAGCCAGtcaaggaggaggggaggagtttGGGTCTGTCCTTagtctacctccccctcttctctctctgcctcctctttctctacctccccctcctccctctctacctcctcttcctccacccattctacctcctccacctcctcctctgtccttaAGGACCCCTGAGCCcggccctctctccccccctactCCCTGCTCCTGCCTCCCGTCTTGCTCCTCATCCTCCAGGACTAGTGGTTGTAGCTCTGGCGCCCCCCGGTGGCAGCATGAGGAGTACCAGGCACCCAGCCTTCTCAGACTACAGTACGACAGCCCCAGGAACCTCCTGCACACCCTGGCCTTCAAGGATCCTCCACCCCAGGGAGGAGCATCCGAACTGGGCAGGGACAGGCAGCTCGGTGGGGATGGAGATCAAGGACAGATCCAGGGGCATGAGTGTCCTTCCCTTCCTTCCACCCCCACTGTGGCCTCTCTCCAGTGGGTAGAGACCCCGAGGCAGGCCCCCGTAGAAAGGCTCCTGTCCTGGAGCAGTGAGAGAGCGCCGCCTGTGGACAGTGGTGATCGGTGCAGCATCATGTACGCTCGGCTCACACCCAGACCTCTGCTGTTACCAGGCTGTCCAGTGTGTGGAGGAACCCAGGTAATACAACTCTGGACACCTAATAGTTATTAGTACTAATGGATTCCTAGGCTTCATTTGGACTCCATGTCTGACTGTTAATTTATTCTgtgttttttattaatttttaacCTTTtgttttaacaaggcaagtcggttaagaacaaattcttatttacaatgacggcctaccggggaacattGGGTTTagttgccttgttcagggacagaacgacagattttttttaaccttctcagctcggggatttgatcgagcaacctttcggttactagcccaacactctaaccactaggctacctgccgcctctctgtgtgtgtccgtccgtgtgtgtgtgtgtgtgtgtgttcatcttaTCACTGTTTCCCATACAGCCAGTCCATGCAAACGCCTGCTGTCCCTGTCATCACAATCCCACAACTAGCCATCTGCTTATTTGGCTCATTCGAGTCGCTGTACACTCCCACAGTACCAGCCCAAAGCACTCAAATACGACTAATACATTGTTGGCAGTCCAGACACACCTGTTACTCCCAAGTAACATGATCacgacgagaggagagagggagagagggagacagagggagagggagaaaaggagtcagagggagaaaaggagacagggagacagggagaaaaggagacagagagagagggagaaaaggagacagagggagaaaaggagtcagagggagaaaaggagtcagagggagaaaaggagtcagagggagaaaaggagtcagagggagaaaaggagacaggaagacagggagaaaaggagacagggagacatggagaaaaggagacagggagaaaa carries:
- the LOC110532970 gene encoding protein Dok-7 isoform X1 encodes the protein MTDTVVVEGQVKFRDGKKWKSRWVALRKPSPVADCLSLQVYRDKSDKVRGRRERLQMTLEGICGVEPGLGYDGVAYTLTILCLGHTVGLGFDSREGLTAWDARLRYSLGEVHRFSVGVQPGTKLESGPASLHLCNNLLVLTRDLPPAVIGQWKLSDLRRYGDVPNGFVFEGGTRCGYWAGVFFLSCSEGEQISFLFDCIVRGISPSRTPSGLRPNLPDPSASRSSSEERINHETSDLERRLSMLSHSSRQSSTASTSSYSTSVAGDDRSSISSSSSSQSDASYGSHFPLWPEPKRPTSSTETLSAPPTARSSTNLDEDLYNAVMNRTPFKPPSHLRSLHDSGRQSSLDSGIGVATASSQSSYSGSFSSCTGSLDTASQGGGEEFGSVLSLPPPLLSLPPLSLPPPPPSLPPLPPPILPPPPPPLSLRTPEPGPLSPPTPCSCLPSCSSSSRTSGCSSGAPRWQHEEYQAPSLLRLQYDSPRNLLHTLAFKDPPPQGGASELGRDRQLGGDGDQGQIQGHECPSLPSTPTVASLQWVETPRQAPVERLLSWSSERAPPVDSGDRCSIMYARLTPRPLLLPGCPVCGGTQSHHPCVDHNYITHEQWFSARKRHVTQTNSPSHSGLSPTPDPPPQCREVVRGEAGLSHPLEPSYSPPPPPGTMTPSRQTSVSGGRFFKFPPDASAMMMSSVLDRRHHTDPSVNYVNIPVSPAAKANRAGRELLYMELDLQPEPYGGPVSTNTTAARGNPVQLRRPIGGSTTYAHIDITASETAQRVAAEHAQGREDRLMELEENTPRGERTG
- the LOC110532970 gene encoding protein Dok-7 isoform X2; amino-acid sequence: MTDTVVVEGQVKFRDGKKWKSRWVALRKPSPVADCLSLQVYRDKSDKVRGRRERLQMTLEGICGVEPGLGYDGVAYTLTILCLGHTVGLGFDSREGLTAWDARLRYSLGEVHRFSVGVQPGTKLESGPASLHLCNNLLVLTRDLPPAVIGQWKLSDLRRYGDVPNGFVFEGGTRCGYWAGVFFLSCSEGEQISFLFDCIVRGISPSRTPSGLRPNLPDPSASRSSSEERINHETSDLERRLSMLSHSSRQSSTASTSSYSTSVAGDDRSSISSSSSSQSDASYGSHFPLWPEPKRPTSSTETLSAPPTARSSTNLDEDLYNAVMNRTPFKPPSHLRSLHDSGRQSSLDSGIGVATASSQSSYSGSFSSCTGSLDTASQGGGEEFGSVLSLPPPLLSLPPLSLPPPPPSLPPLPPPILPPPPPPLSLRTPEPGPLSPPTPCSCLPSCSSSSRTSGCSSGAPRWQHEEYQAPSLLRLQYDSPRNLLHTLAFKDPPPQGGASELGRDRQLGGDGDQGQIQGHECPSLPSTPTVASLQWVETPRQAPVERLLSWSSERAPPVDSGDRCSIMYARLTPRPLLLPGCPVCGGTQSHHPCVDHNYITHEQWFSARKRHVTQTNSPSHSGLSPTPDPPPQCREVVRGEAGLSHPLEPSYSPPPPPGTMTPSRQTSVSGGRFFKFPPDASAMMMSSVLDRRHHTDPSVNYVNIPVSPAAKANRAGRELLYMELDLQPEPYGGPVSTNTTAARGNPVQLRRPRGSTTYAHIDITASETAQRVAAEHAQGREDRLMELEENTPRGERTG